Proteins from one Microbacterium faecale genomic window:
- a CDS encoding helix-turn-helix transcriptional regulator: MEASEFGHLVHRWRDRLAPDDVGLTAGLRRRAPGLRREELAQLAGLSVDYIVRLERGRATRPSAQVVASLARALQLSGAERDALFISAGLLPPRDGMVSDFIPAGVQRLVSRLGDAAVGVFAADWSLLIWNPTWATLHGPPGRLPETERNLARAIFGDGAAHRSLRPSPPALTDDFERSIVADLKHARARYPSDRRLASLVRELRAVSADFARHWNDAAPAEHTSSRKTIKHPKVGAITLDCDVLSVPGADLRIVAYTAAADTTDENKLDLLRVTGAA; this comes from the coding sequence ATGGAAGCGTCGGAGTTCGGGCATCTGGTGCATCGGTGGCGTGACAGGCTCGCCCCGGATGATGTCGGCCTGACAGCAGGACTGCGCCGTCGCGCCCCCGGCCTGCGGCGAGAAGAACTCGCACAGCTCGCGGGACTGTCGGTCGATTACATCGTGCGTCTCGAGCGCGGCCGGGCGACCCGCCCGTCGGCTCAGGTCGTCGCCTCGCTTGCCCGAGCATTGCAGCTATCGGGCGCGGAGCGCGACGCCCTGTTCATCTCCGCCGGACTGCTGCCGCCAAGGGATGGCATGGTGTCCGACTTCATCCCGGCCGGCGTACAGCGCCTCGTCTCCCGACTCGGAGACGCAGCGGTCGGCGTCTTCGCCGCCGACTGGTCGTTGCTGATATGGAACCCGACCTGGGCGACGCTCCACGGACCCCCCGGACGACTTCCGGAGACCGAACGCAATCTTGCTCGGGCGATCTTCGGCGACGGGGCCGCGCATAGGTCCCTGCGCCCCTCGCCGCCGGCGCTAACCGATGATTTCGAGCGCAGCATCGTCGCCGATTTGAAGCATGCACGGGCCCGATATCCCAGCGACCGGCGGCTCGCCTCGCTCGTGCGTGAACTCCGCGCAGTCTCTGCCGATTTCGCCCGGCACTGGAACGACGCCGCACCGGCCGAGCACACGAGCAGTCGGAAGACGATCAAGCACCCCAAGGTCGGCGCGATCACGCTCGACTGCGATGTCCTCTCCGTGCCGGGTGCTGATCTGCGCATAGTCGCCTATACCGCTGCCGCAGACACCACAGACGAGAACAAGCTCGACCTTCTCCGCGTCACCGGAGCGGCCTGA
- a CDS encoding PhzF family phenazine biosynthesis protein has protein sequence MTAPAAISRYAAFADSPALGNPAGVVLDAQRLSDAQMQSIAKDVGYSETAFVTSPLDPIEDGLSVRYFAPDSEVDFCGHATIATAVALGDALGPGDYLLRTRVGAIHASARHEGERTLGAFQSTEVSSSPIDEVLLDALLQHLGWSREDLHPDYPPAVGFGGNHHPVLVARVVEQLADLDYDFDGLRTLCLAQNWVTIQLIAPDGPNQWRSRNPFPWGGVVEDPATGSAAAAFAGYLKALGRAAAGDRFTILQGVEMGRTSRIEVEALDHAALIAGPATIIP, from the coding sequence ATGACCGCGCCCGCCGCCATCTCCCGCTACGCCGCGTTTGCTGACAGCCCCGCCCTCGGGAACCCCGCCGGCGTCGTGCTCGACGCCCAGAGGCTGTCCGACGCGCAGATGCAGAGCATTGCCAAGGACGTCGGGTACAGCGAGACGGCTTTCGTCACCTCTCCCCTGGATCCCATTGAGGACGGGCTGTCCGTCCGCTACTTCGCGCCGGACTCCGAGGTCGACTTCTGCGGCCACGCGACGATCGCCACGGCCGTCGCGCTGGGCGACGCCCTCGGCCCCGGGGACTACCTCCTGCGCACGCGAGTCGGGGCGATCCACGCCTCCGCCAGGCACGAGGGGGAACGCACGCTCGGTGCGTTCCAGAGCACGGAGGTATCCAGCTCACCGATCGATGAAGTGCTACTCGACGCCCTCCTGCAGCACCTGGGCTGGTCCCGCGAAGACCTGCACCCCGATTACCCACCAGCGGTCGGATTCGGTGGCAACCACCACCCGGTCCTCGTCGCCCGAGTCGTGGAGCAGCTCGCCGACCTCGACTATGACTTCGACGGGCTGCGCACCCTCTGCCTTGCGCAGAACTGGGTCACCATCCAGCTCATCGCCCCCGACGGACCGAACCAATGGCGCTCTCGCAACCCCTTCCCCTGGGGCGGAGTGGTGGAAGACCCTGCCACGGGCTCGGCCGCCGCGGCCTTCGCCGGCTACCTGAAAGCACTCGGGCGAGCCGCCGCCGGAGACCGCTTCACCATCCTGCAGGGCGTAGAGATGGGCCGCACCAGCCGCATCGAAGTCGAAGCCCTCGACCACGCCGCGCTCATCGCAGGACCCGCGACCATCATCCCCTGA
- a CDS encoding NAD(P)H-dependent oxidoreductase: MHLLTVFSHPVAASYPAAVMSAFHEPFHEAGHSIDVLDLHREGFDPRFTVEDHSHFWGGPVPADVAAMHRRVEAADRLAFVFPVYWWSMPALMKGWVERVFTGGWAYQYGQGVDDRGKKSLNGLLPSVPTALVAIGGSKRSTYDKYGYDEAMRTQLDVGVFAYCGIRDVESHLIYDVEGDHNAATRAAGVRDARRIGADFLSPDRVPRDAKAEHLRVRRAAKAA; encoded by the coding sequence TTGCACCTTCTGACCGTCTTCTCCCACCCGGTCGCCGCCTCGTATCCCGCCGCGGTGATGTCCGCTTTCCACGAGCCGTTCCATGAGGCCGGGCACTCGATCGACGTGCTCGACCTGCATCGCGAGGGCTTCGACCCGCGGTTCACCGTGGAGGACCACTCGCACTTCTGGGGCGGCCCGGTCCCGGCAGATGTCGCCGCCATGCACCGGCGCGTCGAGGCGGCCGACCGTCTCGCGTTCGTTTTTCCGGTGTACTGGTGGTCGATGCCGGCGCTCATGAAGGGGTGGGTCGAGCGCGTCTTCACCGGGGGATGGGCCTACCAATATGGTCAGGGCGTCGACGATCGCGGTAAGAAGTCCCTCAATGGTCTTCTGCCGAGCGTGCCGACCGCGCTCGTCGCCATCGGCGGATCCAAACGCTCCACGTACGACAAGTACGGCTATGACGAGGCCATGCGCACCCAGCTCGACGTGGGTGTCTTCGCCTACTGCGGGATTCGCGACGTCGAGAGCCATCTGATCTATGACGTCGAGGGTGACCACAATGCCGCCACCCGCGCTGCCGGTGTGCGGGATGCGCGCCGCATTGGCGCGGACTTCCTCTCGCCGGATCGCGTGCCCCGCGATGCGAAGGCCGAGCACCTTCGGGTACGCCGGGCTGCCAAGGCCGCCTGA
- a CDS encoding winged helix-turn-helix transcriptional regulator: MLQPDGVEMLQVGQGRSGCPINMTVEVLGDRWSLVVLRDIMFGDRRRFRELLNHSEERIASNVLASRLKRMSDVGLLARHGDPTHRQKVEYRLTEPAIQLVPVMAQLGDWGARWLPTAAELTVRAELLADGGPRLWSRFMSELREVHLRGGVFPEDGVLAELTAAYERVASAHR; encoded by the coding sequence GTGTTGCAACCAGATGGCGTGGAGATGCTGCAGGTCGGACAAGGCCGATCCGGATGCCCGATCAACATGACGGTCGAAGTGCTCGGCGACCGCTGGAGTCTCGTTGTGCTGCGCGACATCATGTTCGGCGACCGCCGGCGTTTTCGAGAATTGCTGAATCATTCCGAGGAGCGGATTGCCTCCAATGTGCTGGCGAGCAGGCTCAAACGCATGTCGGACGTCGGCCTGCTCGCGCGACATGGCGATCCGACTCATCGCCAGAAGGTCGAGTACCGCCTCACTGAACCCGCGATTCAGCTGGTGCCGGTGATGGCGCAACTCGGTGACTGGGGCGCCCGCTGGCTGCCCACCGCTGCAGAGCTGACCGTCCGCGCGGAATTGCTGGCAGACGGCGGACCTCGACTCTGGTCGCGTTTCATGAGCGAACTTCGGGAGGTGCATCTGCGTGGCGGCGTCTTTCCCGAGGATGGCGTCCTGGCTGAGCTGACCGCCGCGTACGAGCGCGTCGCATCAGCGCACAGGTAG
- a CDS encoding MFS transporter, translating to MSTTSSSPRTRNRLGLWALTATHAANDFYTGAVAALLPFFVLHAEYSYAAVAGITLAATALSSVAQPMFGYLSDRYGMRWMSLAGLLAAGAGIALSGIFADSYAAVWIVVAISGIGVAAYHPAATMEARELGGGTSGSMSLFSVGGNVGVALAPSAVILVVGTFGLSGSGFLIIPAVVLGLVYVLVSWRHLFSRTVAAERAPAVTKVSIPDDWRAFLWLSAVLATWSVAYVGTSTFISLYSIQRFDVTTGLASIALSVFPAAGAVGTLAGGWLADRVGRLRVVRTGYLLAAISTIAIVLAPSPVVVIIATAILGTSLFLPFAAQITLSHSYLPNRIGMASGVTLGLTLSLGGLVSPLLGSIADQTSVQSVFVIVAVLLVAGFALSFILKERRSGPVQSLQQQDQSSELENVND from the coding sequence ATGAGCACGACCTCTTCCTCTCCTCGAACCCGCAACCGGCTGGGCCTGTGGGCACTGACCGCCACCCATGCAGCGAATGACTTCTACACCGGCGCAGTGGCAGCGCTGCTGCCGTTCTTCGTGCTCCACGCGGAGTACTCCTATGCCGCAGTTGCAGGCATCACGCTTGCTGCGACCGCACTGTCGAGCGTTGCCCAGCCGATGTTCGGATACCTCAGCGACCGCTACGGGATGCGCTGGATGAGCCTGGCTGGCCTTCTTGCCGCCGGCGCTGGCATCGCCTTGAGTGGCATCTTCGCCGACTCGTATGCGGCCGTGTGGATCGTTGTGGCGATCTCCGGCATCGGCGTCGCCGCGTACCACCCGGCAGCGACAATGGAAGCCCGCGAGCTCGGCGGCGGTACCAGCGGATCGATGAGCCTGTTCTCCGTCGGCGGGAACGTCGGCGTGGCCCTGGCACCGTCGGCCGTGATTCTCGTCGTGGGAACCTTCGGGCTGTCTGGCTCGGGCTTCCTTATCATCCCGGCAGTCGTGCTGGGGCTGGTCTACGTACTGGTCTCGTGGCGACACCTGTTCTCGCGGACGGTGGCTGCCGAGCGGGCACCTGCCGTTACAAAGGTTTCGATCCCCGACGACTGGCGAGCCTTCCTGTGGCTCAGCGCGGTGCTGGCCACCTGGTCGGTCGCCTACGTCGGCACCTCGACCTTCATCTCGCTCTACTCGATCCAGCGATTTGATGTCACCACTGGCCTCGCCTCGATCGCGCTGTCGGTGTTCCCGGCGGCCGGCGCAGTGGGAACCCTCGCCGGCGGCTGGCTCGCGGACCGCGTCGGACGACTGCGCGTCGTCCGTACCGGCTATCTGCTGGCGGCTATCTCCACCATCGCGATCGTGCTCGCACCGTCCCCTGTGGTGGTGATCATCGCGACGGCGATCCTGGGCACCAGCCTGTTCCTGCCATTCGCTGCGCAGATCACGCTGTCGCACTCGTACCTGCCGAACAGGATCGGCATGGCCAGCGGTGTCACGCTGGGACTGACTCTCTCACTGGGAGGCCTGGTCAGCCCGCTGCTGGGATCCATCGCGGACCAGACGAGCGTCCAGTCAGTCTTCGTTATCGTCGCTGTACTGCTGGTAGCTGGCTTCGCGCTCTCGTTCATCCTTAAGGAGCGCCGGAGCGGCCCCGTCCAGAGTCTTCAGCAGCAGGACCAGAGCAGCGAACTGGAGAACGTCAATGACTGA
- a CDS encoding MarR family winged helix-turn-helix transcriptional regulator gives MRKHSTPARTPDRLKDRPTWLLGRAVARSSVLLTTGFAAHGDGLRGYHYRLLASLEQWGPVSQADLGRDTGIDRSDVTAALVDLESRDFVVRDVDPNHRRRKIVAITDSGSATLRKLDEVLDSIQEELLAPLTPAQRRQFAEIMPRLGDEGEADVSPGGSST, from the coding sequence ATGCGTAAGCACTCCACGCCGGCTCGCACGCCGGACCGACTCAAAGACCGCCCCACGTGGCTGTTGGGGAGAGCCGTAGCTCGGTCCTCGGTACTCCTGACGACCGGGTTCGCGGCTCATGGGGACGGATTGCGCGGCTACCACTACCGTCTACTCGCCTCGCTTGAGCAGTGGGGTCCGGTTAGTCAAGCTGACCTGGGCCGGGATACGGGCATCGACCGAAGCGATGTGACCGCAGCCCTCGTCGACCTGGAATCGCGTGACTTCGTCGTGCGTGACGTTGACCCGAACCATCGGCGTCGCAAGATCGTTGCGATCACCGACTCGGGATCGGCGACGCTGCGCAAGCTTGACGAGGTGCTCGACAGTATCCAAGAGGAGTTGCTCGCACCGCTTACGCCGGCCCAGCGGAGGCAGTTCGCTGAAATCATGCCCCGACTCGGCGATGAGGGTGAGGCCGATGTGTCGCCCGGGGGGTCGTCGACCTAG
- a CDS encoding NADP-dependent oxidoreductase codes for MTTSQTMRAATQHSLGGPEVLEIVEVPRPEPRPNEVLVRVHAASLNPTDWKHRANGGFLGAPPFVLGWDLSGVVEAVGVGVTRFRPGDEVFGMLPYPFGHAAHAEYVAAPARVFARKPETLDHVQAAALPLVSLTAWQALVENADLGPGQRVLIHAAAGGVGHVAVQIAKARGAHVIGTASGAKHDVLRELGVDEAIDYTSQDVSEVAEGVDVVLDTIGGETSTRSLRTLRPGGIVVSLLPVGSEGFFHEAERLGVRAARMLVDSSRADLQSIAKLVDGGLMRPMIAETVPLERIADGHRLGDTGRTTGKIVVTMV; via the coding sequence ATGACCACGTCACAGACCATGCGAGCTGCCACGCAGCATTCCCTGGGAGGCCCGGAGGTCCTCGAGATCGTCGAGGTGCCACGTCCCGAGCCCCGTCCGAACGAGGTCCTCGTGCGGGTGCACGCGGCGAGCCTGAACCCCACCGATTGGAAGCATCGTGCGAACGGCGGATTCCTCGGCGCACCGCCCTTCGTTCTGGGCTGGGATCTCTCCGGCGTCGTGGAGGCCGTGGGCGTCGGCGTCACCCGCTTCCGGCCGGGGGACGAGGTGTTCGGCATGCTCCCGTACCCGTTCGGGCACGCCGCCCACGCCGAGTACGTCGCGGCTCCCGCGCGGGTCTTCGCGAGGAAGCCCGAAACGCTCGACCACGTCCAGGCGGCGGCCCTGCCGCTGGTGTCGCTGACGGCGTGGCAGGCCCTGGTCGAGAATGCCGACCTCGGACCCGGGCAGCGCGTGCTGATCCACGCCGCCGCCGGCGGGGTGGGGCACGTGGCCGTACAGATCGCGAAGGCCCGCGGCGCGCATGTGATCGGCACCGCGAGCGGCGCGAAGCACGACGTCCTGCGCGAGCTGGGCGTCGACGAGGCGATCGACTACACGAGCCAGGACGTCTCCGAGGTCGCAGAGGGGGTCGATGTCGTGCTGGACACGATCGGCGGCGAGACCTCGACCCGCTCGCTGCGCACCCTCCGGCCGGGAGGGATCGTCGTCTCGCTCCTCCCCGTCGGCTCCGAGGGCTTCTTCCACGAAGCGGAGCGGCTCGGCGTCCGCGCGGCGAGGATGCTCGTCGACTCCTCGCGTGCCGACCTGCAGTCAATCGCGAAGCTCGTCGACGGCGGGCTGATGCGGCCGATGATCGCCGAGACAGTCCCGCTCGAGAGAATCGCCGACGGGCATCGTCTCGGCGACACCGGCCGCACCACGGGCAAGATCGTCGTCACCATGGTGTGA
- a CDS encoding VOC family protein: MIIERIVPGLSASDLRRTVGEHATTLGLEVVMDHGWIVTLADSEGHQMSIVAADATAPENPDVSVFVDDVNDAYDRAVAAGVEIVHPLTQEEWGVTRFFYRDGSGNVINVGMHSS; this comes from the coding sequence ATGATCATCGAAAGGATCGTCCCCGGCCTGAGTGCGTCAGACCTCCGCCGAACGGTAGGAGAGCACGCCACGACCCTGGGGCTCGAAGTGGTGATGGACCACGGTTGGATCGTCACTCTGGCCGATTCCGAGGGCCATCAGATGAGCATCGTCGCGGCAGATGCCACGGCTCCTGAGAACCCCGATGTCTCCGTCTTCGTCGACGACGTCAACGACGCTTACGACCGCGCTGTCGCAGCAGGAGTCGAGATCGTACACCCGCTTACGCAGGAGGAATGGGGAGTCACGCGATTCTTCTATCGCGATGGATCAGGAAATGTGATCAACGTCGGCATGCATTCGAGCTGA
- a CDS encoding FadR/GntR family transcriptional regulator, with amino-acid sequence MAQVQRTPLAEQAADLLLDRIRAGEWPLGSKLPGENTLGPQLGVGRSTVREAIRRLAGQGVLATRQGAGVFVAALDVVEDWSTALRKADINSVIEARIAIEVEAAALAAERRSPAELRAIRHAADKRDAQRTDIDMHVDADIAFHRAIIAAAHNPILVDLFDSFTPRSRQAMIDMLRLRGEFGSDADQHAHQDILDAIADRDGQTASALARKHLLTLKVA; translated from the coding sequence ATGGCACAGGTGCAACGCACCCCGCTCGCAGAGCAAGCGGCAGATCTGCTCCTCGATCGGATTCGGGCTGGCGAGTGGCCACTGGGATCAAAGCTCCCCGGGGAGAACACTCTCGGCCCGCAGCTCGGGGTCGGCAGGTCGACTGTGCGCGAAGCGATTCGCCGTCTAGCGGGCCAGGGCGTGCTGGCTACGCGACAAGGAGCTGGCGTCTTCGTAGCTGCGCTCGATGTCGTCGAGGACTGGAGCACAGCGCTGCGCAAGGCAGACATCAACTCGGTGATCGAAGCGCGCATCGCCATCGAAGTCGAAGCTGCGGCTCTCGCGGCCGAGCGGCGCTCCCCCGCTGAGCTACGCGCGATACGGCACGCCGCGGATAAACGTGACGCACAGCGAACTGACATCGACATGCACGTTGACGCGGACATCGCCTTTCATCGAGCGATCATTGCGGCGGCACACAACCCGATCCTCGTCGACCTGTTCGATAGCTTCACTCCGCGCAGCCGCCAAGCCATGATCGACATGTTGCGACTGCGCGGCGAGTTTGGCAGCGATGCCGACCAGCACGCACACCAGGACATCCTCGACGCCATCGCCGACCGCGACGGTCAGACAGCATCAGCACTGGCGCGAAAGCACCTGCTCACCTTGAAGGTGGCGTGA
- a CDS encoding TetR/AcrR family transcriptional regulator: MTSTRAAIVSSAERTFDHHGFAATGMDRLTEAAGVSTRTLYKHVGSKSLLMVAVLEERADRFFAALLVESVDALFTGLGQWVAEEGSRGCLFLRAQGETAGEDEGVSAAVASYRDRLRALIRRVVARDLGHDDERTATQVLLLFEGATSAAAYLGPDSIERAREAVAVLMSAPPHDHDSERKA, translated from the coding sequence ATGACTTCGACGCGAGCCGCCATCGTCTCCTCCGCCGAGCGCACCTTCGATCACCATGGCTTCGCGGCCACGGGCATGGACCGCCTGACGGAGGCCGCTGGCGTGTCAACGCGCACACTGTACAAGCATGTGGGAAGCAAGTCGCTCCTGATGGTCGCCGTGTTGGAAGAGCGTGCGGACCGCTTCTTCGCCGCTCTGTTGGTCGAGAGCGTGGACGCGCTGTTCACCGGTCTCGGACAGTGGGTCGCCGAGGAGGGTTCCCGTGGCTGTCTCTTCCTCCGGGCGCAGGGCGAGACTGCCGGCGAGGACGAGGGTGTGTCCGCGGCCGTCGCGTCGTACCGGGACCGGCTCCGCGCGCTGATCCGCCGCGTCGTCGCCCGCGACCTCGGCCACGACGACGAACGAACCGCGACGCAGGTGCTGCTGCTGTTCGAGGGCGCGACCTCGGCCGCCGCCTACCTCGGCCCCGACTCCATCGAACGCGCCCGGGAGGCCGTGGCTGTGTTGATGTCAGCACCTCCCCACGACCACGATTCCGAACGAAAGGCCTGA
- a CDS encoding dihydrofolate reductase family protein: protein MGTLVYSMQVSLDGFVADAAGEFTSWARPDEQVLAAINDEHSRVSTYLLGRRMYQTMAVWETNPEVIEQSPQSTEFAQIWQKADKVVFSRTLEAVDTSHTQLRTRFDPEEVAQMKADAQGNVTIDGPTVAAHAIRHGLVDRIDVLLCPVVVGGGLRFLPDLRLDLDLQHEQRFDNGMVQLRYDVLPSHEISA, encoded by the coding sequence ATGGGCACGTTGGTGTACTCCATGCAGGTGTCGCTTGATGGCTTTGTCGCAGACGCCGCGGGCGAGTTCACCTCGTGGGCCAGGCCTGACGAGCAGGTTCTTGCCGCAATCAACGACGAGCACTCGAGGGTCTCCACCTATCTGCTCGGTCGTCGGATGTACCAGACGATGGCTGTCTGGGAGACGAACCCCGAAGTGATCGAGCAGTCGCCGCAGTCCACAGAGTTCGCACAGATCTGGCAAAAAGCGGACAAGGTGGTCTTCTCCCGCACTCTCGAAGCAGTCGACACATCGCATACGCAGCTGCGCACACGGTTCGACCCGGAAGAGGTCGCGCAGATGAAGGCTGATGCGCAAGGAAACGTGACGATCGACGGACCAACTGTGGCAGCACACGCGATTCGACACGGTCTTGTCGACCGGATCGACGTGCTCTTGTGCCCCGTCGTCGTCGGCGGCGGGCTGCGGTTCCTGCCGGATCTCCGACTCGATCTGGACCTGCAGCATGAACAGAGATTCGACAATGGCATGGTCCAGCTGCGATATGACGTGCTCCCTTCTCACGAGATCAGCGCATAG
- a CDS encoding ABC transporter ATP-binding protein — MTDQEILRLEAVDFVRESRQILTGINLTVRAGERWALIGPNGAGKSTILSMCGAVKHPTRGSVHVLGRKLGRVDIRELRERIGHVNPRHPLSSPLTVRQVILTGATGTTELMPRWTPDPVTQARVDELTEMLGLAGLETATWPTMSQGERGRALIARALLPDPPLLLLDEPSTGLDVAAREQFLSTVDQLHRSRPQLSTILVTHHLEELPTTTTHAMLIKGGQVHAAGRAREVLTTELVSECFDHPIEIEHRAGRWQARALVRA; from the coding sequence ATGACTGACCAGGAGATCCTCCGCCTTGAAGCTGTGGACTTTGTGCGGGAATCCCGTCAGATTCTCACCGGCATCAACCTGACGGTTCGTGCGGGGGAGCGATGGGCGCTGATCGGCCCTAACGGAGCTGGCAAGAGCACCATCCTGAGCATGTGTGGCGCGGTGAAGCACCCGACCCGCGGCAGCGTCCATGTGCTGGGACGTAAGCTCGGCCGAGTCGACATCCGGGAGCTGCGCGAGCGCATCGGACATGTCAATCCCCGCCACCCGCTCAGCTCTCCGCTCACAGTTCGGCAGGTGATTCTCACCGGCGCAACGGGCACGACCGAGCTCATGCCGCGCTGGACTCCCGACCCCGTCACCCAAGCCCGTGTTGACGAGCTGACCGAGATGCTCGGACTCGCAGGGCTCGAAACGGCAACCTGGCCGACGATGTCACAGGGCGAGCGAGGACGGGCTCTCATCGCGCGTGCCCTGCTCCCGGACCCACCGCTTCTGCTACTGGACGAGCCCTCCACAGGACTGGACGTCGCGGCGCGCGAGCAGTTCCTCAGCACCGTGGACCAACTGCACCGGTCCCGCCCGCAACTTTCCACCATTCTGGTGACGCATCACTTGGAGGAGCTGCCCACAACGACAACGCATGCGATGTTGATCAAGGGCGGTCAGGTGCATGCTGCTGGACGAGCCCGAGAGGTCTTGACGACCGAACTGGTGAGCGAGTGCTTCGACCATCCGATCGAGATCGAACACCGCGCTGGCCGCTGGCAGGCACGAGCGCTGGTGAGGGCCTGA
- a CDS encoding GlxA family transcriptional regulator, giving the protein MLIRHGKKVIVRYDRAIISSGKIQQVAVLALEGVYPFELGIPSRILEATDGLYEVSTCSADGRPVRTASDFTIDVPHGPELLETADIVVIDSIAPPNIPEELPDVVAGALDRIPAHARVVSICTGAFILAATGSLDGRRATTHWNLADRFRRRFPRVELDPGVLFVEEGRILTSAGAASGVDACLHLVRTDHGSEIAAAVARRCIVPPFRDGGQAQYVDQPVPDTGNAGTAPARSWAIEHLQDTLDIATLARRAGMSPRTFSRRFTAEVGVSPGAWVIGQRVARARHLLESTDLPIDRIAEEVGFATGASLRRHFHAAMDVAPTVYRRTFQHSPKQ; this is encoded by the coding sequence GTGCTCATCCGACATGGCAAGAAGGTCATCGTTCGATACGATCGCGCCATTATCTCTTCGGGGAAGATCCAGCAGGTGGCGGTGCTCGCGCTCGAGGGCGTCTACCCGTTCGAGCTCGGCATCCCCAGCCGCATCCTCGAGGCGACCGACGGGCTGTACGAGGTCTCGACCTGCAGCGCCGACGGCCGCCCCGTCCGCACGGCCTCGGACTTCACCATCGACGTCCCGCACGGTCCCGAGCTCCTGGAGACAGCCGACATCGTGGTGATCGACTCGATCGCACCGCCGAACATCCCCGAGGAGCTCCCGGACGTCGTCGCCGGAGCCCTGGACCGCATCCCCGCCCATGCACGCGTCGTCTCGATCTGCACGGGTGCGTTCATCCTGGCCGCGACGGGGAGCCTGGACGGCCGTCGGGCGACCACCCACTGGAACCTCGCCGACCGCTTCCGACGACGGTTCCCGCGGGTCGAGCTCGACCCCGGCGTTCTCTTCGTCGAAGAAGGACGGATCCTCACCTCGGCAGGCGCCGCCTCGGGCGTGGACGCATGCCTCCACCTGGTCCGCACGGACCACGGCAGCGAGATAGCCGCGGCGGTGGCGCGCCGATGCATCGTCCCGCCGTTCCGCGACGGCGGGCAGGCGCAGTACGTCGACCAGCCTGTCCCGGACACCGGCAACGCCGGCACCGCGCCCGCGCGCAGCTGGGCCATCGAGCACCTCCAGGACACCCTCGACATCGCGACCCTCGCTCGCCGGGCGGGGATGAGCCCTCGGACTTTCTCGCGCCGGTTCACCGCGGAGGTCGGTGTGAGCCCCGGCGCGTGGGTCATCGGGCAGCGGGTGGCCCGGGCCCGACATCTGCTGGAGAGCACCGACCTCCCCATCGACCGGATCGCCGAGGAGGTCGGCTTCGCCACAGGCGCGTCGCTGCGCCGACACTTCCACGCGGCCATGGACGTTGCGCCGACCGTCTACCGACGGACGTTCCAGCATTCGCCGAAGCAGTGA
- a CDS encoding SDR family NAD(P)-dependent oxidoreductase, whose product MAQHTIVMTGATRGIGRVALDRIAALDPDAHLVLLARDEASSRLAAELTAAGHAASGIAVDLLSLTGTRQAADEVVRRLDAGELPPLRGLVGNAGLQITNDLTENSEGLEATFAVNVLANHVLLRRLHDRFVSGSRITLTVSDTHFGDFRHNLGMVPGPSWQEPERLARIRAFPDPESVVAGRTAYSTSKLAAIHLIHEHARRLPGGVDIVGYNPGFVPGTDLARAADAFSRFAMRRVMPLMTLTPLATSKGAAGRYLADAALGRTRATTAAYINRGAEERSSEESYDPTRERQLWDTAEELTRSLH is encoded by the coding sequence ATGGCTCAGCACACTATCGTCATGACCGGAGCGACACGAGGGATCGGCCGAGTCGCCCTCGACCGCATCGCCGCGCTCGACCCAGACGCCCACCTGGTCCTGCTCGCCCGTGACGAGGCCAGCTCCCGATTGGCAGCCGAACTCACCGCGGCAGGGCACGCGGCGTCGGGTATCGCCGTCGACCTGCTGTCCCTCACGGGCACGCGCCAGGCTGCCGACGAGGTTGTGCGGAGACTGGATGCTGGCGAACTGCCGCCGCTGCGCGGTTTGGTCGGCAATGCGGGGCTGCAAATCACGAACGACCTCACCGAGAACTCCGAAGGCCTGGAGGCGACGTTCGCCGTCAACGTGCTCGCCAACCATGTGCTCCTCCGTCGCCTGCACGATCGCTTCGTGTCAGGGTCGAGGATCACGCTCACGGTCAGCGATACTCACTTCGGCGATTTCCGTCACAATCTCGGTATGGTTCCCGGCCCGTCCTGGCAAGAGCCGGAACGTCTGGCGCGGATCCGCGCCTTCCCTGATCCGGAGAGCGTCGTGGCGGGTCGCACCGCGTACTCGACGAGCAAGTTGGCCGCCATCCATCTCATCCACGAGCACGCGCGCCGTCTGCCGGGCGGCGTTGACATCGTCGGATATAACCCAGGGTTCGTTCCCGGTACCGACCTCGCGAGGGCCGCCGACGCGTTCTCACGTTTCGCGATGCGCAGGGTCATGCCGCTGATGACCTTGACGCCGTTGGCGACCAGCAAGGGCGCAGCCGGGCGCTATCTCGCAGACGCGGCGCTCGGCCGCACGCGGGCGACGACTGCGGCCTATATCAACCGCGGTGCCGAGGAGCGTTCGTCCGAGGAGTCCTACGATCCGACTCGCGAACGTCAGCTCTGGGACACCGCCGAGGAACTCACGCGATCGCTCCACTGA